In Candidatus Omnitrophota bacterium, a single genomic region encodes these proteins:
- a CDS encoding class I SAM-dependent methyltransferase, with amino-acid sequence MALIINSEECIVCNNPYFKLIYDLGQAKIVKCTACGLMKSHPILSDIQAAKLYNDNYFESKNPSLIGYGNYFSQRENYLKTFSRRYSLIKMIRSKGALLDIGSGPGFFVEIALKNGWDAFGLDISEAAVKYAEKSIGDKRIFLGNTKAYYSSDKQNAFDIITMWDYIEHSFDPAEDLSLAWKMLKENGMLIIETQDSGSLAARILKERWWHMAKYREHIYHFSRVNLKKLLENNKFTVQYFTNRHCGKYIDINFIIERMRLFGPVSAKLSKLLLHKIGNPSFYVNPLDEMIVVARKFSTQNECSVNFITG; translated from the coding sequence ATGGCGCTTATTATTAATTCAGAAGAATGTATAGTTTGCAATAATCCATACTTTAAGCTCATTTATGACCTCGGTCAAGCCAAAATTGTGAAATGCACGGCATGCGGATTAATGAAATCCCATCCGATATTAAGCGATATACAGGCAGCTAAATTATATAATGATAATTATTTCGAAAGTAAGAATCCGAGCTTAATAGGATATGGCAACTATTTTTCCCAAAGAGAAAATTATTTAAAGACTTTCTCAAGAAGGTATTCATTGATCAAAATGATAAGATCCAAAGGGGCGCTTTTGGATATCGGTTCGGGACCGGGGTTTTTTGTCGAGATAGCGCTGAAAAATGGATGGGATGCTTTCGGTCTTGATATTTCTGAGGCGGCAGTTAAATATGCCGAAAAAAGCATAGGGGATAAGCGGATATTCCTTGGTAACACAAAGGCATATTATTCTTCCGATAAGCAGAATGCATTTGATATTATAACCATGTGGGATTACATAGAACATTCCTTTGACCCGGCAGAGGATTTATCTTTGGCTTGGAAGATGCTGAAAGAAAATGGCATGCTGATTATTGAAACGCAAGACTCAGGAAGCTTAGCCGCCAGGATATTAAAGGAGCGGTGGTGGCATATGGCTAAGTATAGAGAGCACATTTATCATTTTTCAAGGGTAAATTTAAAAAAGCTGCTTGAGAATAATAAATTCACCGTCCAGTATTTTACTAACCGGCATTGCGGTAAGTATATTGATATTAACTTTATTATTGAAAGGATGCGCTTATTTGGCCCGGTATCAGCTAAATTAAGCAAGCTGCTTTTGCATAAAATAGGGAATCCGTCGTTTTATGTGAACCCTCTTGATGAGATGATAGTTGTGGCAAGAAAATTTAGCACGCAAAATGAATGCTCTGTTAATTTCATTACAGGATAA